CCCAAGCGGGAATGTCGGCATAAGTGCTACCACCGACTCCCGCCGCAGGCGGTTGACTTTGCCCCGCACTCTCCGGCCGGGCCTCAAGCGTGGCTCGCTTGCCGGCAGGCACGGTGACCGTCCCGCCGACAAGCCCGCTGATTTCGACTTTGCCCCGGCCGGCTGTCACGTCAACCTTTTTGTCTTGCCGCACCACCTCAAACAACGTTGCCGCTTTCTCGGAGCTGCGGGCAAGCAGGCCTTCTATCAAAACAGCCGCCTGGCCGGGTTGTGCCGTCTGGACGCGGACAGCGCCCTGCTTGAGCAGCACCTCTGTCCCGGTTGCCCCGGCGACAAACGAGGCTTCCGAGTTGGGTCGCAGTTCAATCCGGGCGCCATCGCCGGTGGTGAGCAGCGCCGGCGCGCCGGCCGGAACAGAAATGGTATCGCCCGAGAACAGAGTCGCGTTGGATGGCGAACTGGCGCCGTTGATCAACACGTTGCCCTGAAACTGGACCATGCCAATCGCTTTCGTCTCGGCTTGAGCAATGGAAACAGGAATGGTGAGAAGAAACCAGCACAGCGCAATCGCGAGCGTTTGCCGAAAAATTTCCGGAAGCTTCATGCTCCCCTCCTTGCGCAGCGAAGGGGAGCCACGCAGTCACGGATGCTATAGAAAAATGTCCACGGTTGTCAAGGGAGAAAAAAGAACTTTCAACGCAAAGTAGAAATGTCCGCTTTTTTGCCAAGTAGAAATGTCCTCCTCAAAGGGTGATCCGGGGGCGGAATGTATTTGTGTTTCGGTTTGGGTTTTCGTGGTTCGGTAACTCCTGTAGGCCGTAGCCCGAAAGGAGTTGCCGAGGGCCGCGGGCCGGGCAAAGGGCAAAGCTCAGTTCGGCCAATTTGTTGCCCGCGGCGTTCTCTTCTGAAACTTTACCCTTGACAAGGCAGCGAAGCCAATTTAGGATGCTGGTCATTCAGTCTTGGAAGGCTGAGTCCCAATTTAATTCGGGAAAGGTTTTGATGGGCCGGGCTCAGCTTTTCCGTTTATTCCCACACTCAACTAACCTGCTCTTTCCGGCGGAAAAACGTGGTGCGCAATTCAGGCTTGTTGCGTCTCTCAAACGCCATTTGGCGAGGATGGCGGGTCGGCAGTCGAGCGACGCCCGCAGGACCGGGATGGTTCACGTTGAGCGGGAAGCCCTGAGAGGACGTCTGGTGGAGGATGGCCGAGCGGTTGTACAACGGACATGAACTGAGGCAAGCCAGAGGAACCCTCTGCCTTCTGGCGTGACACTTACCCCTTCCTCAGAATCGGCGGAAACTCCCCGATTCGATTAATTCCCCTTCTACAGAATAGCCTTTGCTAGCGATGTTCCGGGCTTGATGGGAGCCCGAGCCGATACGGCCAAGGACGGAAACGCCGCGGCTGTCTCCCGTGAAGACATCGGCTGGCGAAAAGAGAGCCGCATGAAGGTCAAAACAAGCCTAACTTTGATAGTCACTCTCGCCCTGCAGGTGAGTTTATCAGCGCAAGCCCCGTACCCGCCTGG
The DNA window shown above is from Candidatus Acidiferrales bacterium and carries:
- a CDS encoding FecR domain-containing protein; the protein is MKLPEIFRQTLAIALCWFLLTIPVSIAQAETKAIGMVQFQGNVLINGASSPSNATLFSGDTISVPAGAPALLTTGDGARIELRPNSEASFVAGATGTEVLLKQGAVRVQTAQPGQAAVLIEGLLARSSEKAATLFEVVRQDKKVDVTAGRGKVEISGLVGGTVTVPAGKRATLEARPESAGQSQPPAAGVGGSTYADIPAWGWWLIALGIAGGLTGGILAATLGDESPSGR